The sequence CCTTCAGACATAATGCCTCCTTGGAGAGTTATGCCGGGACTCAACTCTCATCCGCAGCCCCGGCGAGTCGATCACAGATTCCGTGACATCAGAAACTCTTTAACAACGTTTTCCGCGTGGGCTTTCATCCTGGGCTTCTCTTCGGTCTGCAGCATGGAGACCAACAGCGCCATCTCGGAGTACATGCGGTTTTCCGCCTGGTCGAAGATGATGCTGCGGTCGTGATCCATCACCCAGTCGGTGACCTCGGCGTTGCGGATGGCGGGCAGGTAGTGCATGAACTTCATGTGGTCCGGCCCTTTGCGGAAGACGGCTTCGTTGACCTGGAAGTTGGGAATAAAGATGCTCTTACGGCGCTCGGCATCGTCTTCCTGGCCGTGATACCAGAGGGTGCCGGTGTAAACGAAATCAGCGTCGCGTATGGCGGCTTCGGCGTCCTCGGTGACAATGAACTGGCCACCACCAGCCTCTGCGGCATTCTGCGCCCGCTCCAGGTTCTCACCGGTCAGGCGGAAGCCTTCAGGGGAGACGTGGTACAGCTTGATGCCAAAGCGAGTCAGGAACTGGGCGTGGTTGTTGGCAACGCACTCATAATCTGAGGTATCGCCAATCCAGGCGACGGTCAGGTCGGACAGCTCCTTCTCCTTTGGCTTGTGCTCAAGGATGGTCATCAGGTCGGACAGCACCTGGCAGGGATGCAGAGTCCAGGTCATGGCGTTGATCAGCGGGATGTCCACATGCTTGGCAAACTCCAGCATGTCGTCATGCTCGTGCACCCGGGCGCAGACGATGTCACAAAAACGGGAAACCACTTTGGCGGTATCGTAGAGAGACTCATAACCGGTTCCCATGTGGATCTCACCGGGTCTCAGGTAGAGGGCGTGACCGCCCAGTTTGGTCATGGCCACTTCGAAGGAGATGCGGGTGCGGGTGGAGGATTCCTCAAAGATCATCCCTAAGGACTTTCCTTTGAGCAGCTCTGGACAGGCGCCAACCTTGTCGAAACTTTTCAGCATCAGAGACAACTCGGCCAGATCCAGAAGTTGCTCGTTAGTGAAGTCGATGGGATCAATAAAGTTATTCATCATATTTACCTGCTATGTTTTATTTTACGCTTTTGGTTGTTGCTGAGTAATACAGTGGATATTCCCGCCACCCAATATAATTTCCCGGGCAAAGATACCCACCACCTTGCGGTTGGGGAAATAATCTTCAAGGATGTTATGAACTACTTGGTCGTTTGCATCATTAAAGGTCGGATATAAAACGATGTTGTTACCTATATAGAAATTAAGGTAAGTGGCCCCCGTTCTATCACCGGGTTGCCTTGGCTCGGCATATTCATCCATGTCGATGCCAAAACACTCCTCTTCGCTATAAATAATGGGTTTTGGCTGAGGGAACTTGACCACTTTTAATTTTCTTCCCTGGGCATCAGTTTCCGATTCGAGAATATCCAGGCAGCGCTTGGACAATGCATATTGCGGGTCACTCTCATCGTCGGTCCATGCGAGGGCGACCACCCCAGGGGCCAGGAAACAGCATACGTTGTCCACATGACCGTCGGTCTCATCTTCGTACAGTCCGTTTTCCAGCCAGATAACCTTGGAGATGTTGAGATAGTCCTCGAGGTACGTCTCCACCTGCTCCTTGGAGAGGTCTGGATTGCGGTTGGGATTGAGCAGACACTCTTCGGTGGTCACCACGGTGCCTTCACCGTCAACATGGATGCTGCCCCCCTCCAGGACGATCTCCGGCCGGTATCTGTCCGCCCGCTCCATCTCCAGGATCTTCTGCCCCGCCAGCTCACAATGATTCCAGGGAAAGTGCAGGCCTTCGGACAGGCCGCCATAGGCGTTGAACTGCCAATGTACACCACGCAGATCTCCCTGATCGTTTATCAGAAACGTCGGTCCCGCATCCCGTGCCCAGGCATCCTTGTGCTCCAGCTCCACCACCCTCACATGCTCAGGCAGTCGAGCCCTGGCGTTGCGGTACTGGGCCGGTGAAGCGCACACAGTCACTGGCTCCGACTCGGCGATGATGCTGGCCACCTCGATAAACTTCTGCTGAACGGGTTTGGCCCCCAGCCTCCAGTTATCACTGTTCTCTGGCCAAATCAGCCAACAACCAGAATGAGGTTCCCATTCCGCAGGCATGCGAAATCCATCTTCCCGAGGCGTTGTACTCAGAGTTCTAGACATTGCTTTCTCCATATTTCAGGCAATAGGGGGCCTGGGGACAGATATCTGCCCCTAGGGTTATCTTGCTTTAGAGTTTTCGGTTATTTTCTGGGAAGATACTCTGGTAAGTAATAACTCAGGTATCTTTCAGTCAACTTTATCGATTCTTCAATGATGTGTTTTGGAACAGGTTTACCCTCTTCATCCTGAGAAAAATAGAGGCTGTCGCCGGCTTCCAAAGCAATAGTGAATATATTGATACCGGTGGGTAACTCGGGCAATTTAAAGAAGCGCGCATACTGCTTCTCGATCTCAACACCCAATTGCTGGTCGATATCTTTGGATGCCTCTTTTATCGAGACAAAAGGGTGCTGGCTGTACAATAGTTTCTTGGCAAGAGGATTGTTATCGCAATACTCCATCAGTGAATACTCGATGTGACGGTTAATATCCTTCCAATGTTCGATGCACTTATCGTCCAGACAGGTCCGGGTGACCTCGATAAAATCATCAAACACCTTGGTCATCATCACGTACATCAGTGACTCAACATTGGGGTAGTAACTGTAGATGGTTGAGGAGGACATATGCGCCTCAGAGGCGATGTCGTAGATGGAGATATTATTGATATTGTGCGACCTCGCCAGTCGCATCAGCGCATCCTGAATCCGCTGAATTCTCTCATCCTTAGTCTGCTTCATCTCCCCCCCCGACACACCCTTATACAGGGCACTGAATTTTGGTTTGACCTTACTGTATCTGCCTGCCGGGGGAGGAAGTTGATATGTGTCAATTCCTCTAATGCTTAGTGTGAATGAGGTGTGTATGGCGTTACTGAGGCGCATATGGGATGGATTTAGAAGCGATAGTCTAGAAGACTGATACAGATCAATAGTTAACTACCGTCGTGGCCCAAAACCTGCTTAATAGCATCCACCACCAGGCTGACAATCTGACACGGATGCCCCGAGCTTGACCCATTGCCTGCCTTTACCCCCGAGCACGCCTCAGCATCCCGGTTGCACCAATTCGTCCGGGTACCACTACCCGACAGGCACAATACAAATTCTCAAACCAACAAAATTAAGGGGATATACAAACAGAGTAACGGAGAGGCTGATTGAGGCGATCAGCATATCAGCGCTCAAGAAAACGTCCTCACGACACATCGGACACGATCAAGCGTGTGGGCACCTGCATCGCCTGCCACTCCGACGGCAAGGCCCTGGGTAAGGGGGAAGCCCCGGATGGCATCACCCACAGCAAGCTGATCAAGGCCCAGATGGCCAAGTAGTTCGCTCGCAACTGAAAAAGGGCCCTTCGGGGCCCTTTTCACGTTCTACTGAGAGGCCGATTGGTATACTGGCCTGTGACCTAAGGAGGGAGTGAGCATGAGCAGCAGGTATCGGGATCCGGGCTACCCATTGAGGTATTGGGCCACCCAGGTAGAGGTGAACTGTCCCAGGTGCGACGCTGTCGCCCTGATTAAAGGCAACCCGGACATCCGCGACTGGCACGCCACCCTGTTCTGCCCTCACTGTGCCCACAGTCTGAAAACCGGCAAAGACCATTGGCAGGGACCGGTCGCCGGTTTTGGCTCTCGCCCCTGTCAACGCTGCGGCTTTCAGTCGGTGCACTGCAGCCTGAGTTTTGAGTCGGTCAGCCAGGTGTCATCCTCCGTGGGCCATGCTCCCTGCCCCAACTGTCAGGCCGACAATGCCATAGAGCTCTCCTTTACCCGCTCTGCCCCGGCGGATCACGCCATCGATCCCTACTTTGGGCTGGAGCTGGCACTGAAAGAGCCCACCCGCCATGGGGTGGTCTGGGTCTACGGCGCGGATCACCTCAAGGCGCTCAAAGCCTACATTCAGGCCAGCCTGCGCGAAGGCAGCGGCCTGAAGTGGGCCTACTTCACGCGGCTGCCCAGTTGGATCAAGAGCGGCAAAAACCGGGAAGAGGTGCTCAAGGCGATCGCCCGCCTGGAGCGGCGGGCGATAAGTCAGGCCAAGGCTGAGACTCAGTAGGCGCCGGATGAGTAGGTCAGCTCATAACTGTGGCTGTAGATCTCCAGGATGTTGCCGAAGGGGTCTTCCATGTACACCATGCGGTAAGGCTTCTCACCCGGATAGTAGTAACGTACCGGCATACGCTGCTTGCCGCCGGCAGCCAGAATCTTCTCCACCAAGCCTTCCAGATCGGGATCCTGAACCGAGAAGTGAAACACGCCGGTTTTCCAGAATTCAAAGTTGTTCTCCGGGTTCTGTGCATTGGGGAACTCAAACAGCTCGATGCCAATCTTGTCGCCGGTGGCCAGGTGGGCAATCTTGAAGCTGCCCCAGCCCGGGCCGAACACATCGTTGCACATGATGCCGATGGCGCTGTCATCCTCGGTCACCTCGGCCGGTTCCATAATGAGATACCAACCCATCACCTCGGTGTAGAATTTAACGGCCGCCTCCAGATCAGGGACTGAGATGCCGATGTGGGAGAAGGTACGGGGAAATTGCTGAGTCATGTTGATTGCCCTGTTCAGTGAATATGCTGCACAGGTTAGAGAACTGGGCCCAAAACTTGAAATTATGGTTTTTGATTTTTATGATAACGCAACGTAATTATACTGGTATTGTCTGACATGCTGAATCTCATCTGGCTGCAAACCTACGTGACCCTGGTGGAAACCGGCCACTTCACCCGCACCGCCGAAAAGCTGGCCATGACTCAGCCTGGCGTCAGCCAACATGTGCGCAAGCTGGAATCTCATTTCAATCAGACCCTGCTGCAGCGGGAGGGCAAGAGCTTTCAACTGACCCGGGCAGGCCGTGAGGTATACCAGCAGGCGCAGCGCACTTTGGCTGAACTGTCGCAGCTGGAGCAGCACCTGGCCACCGACAACCCCTTTTCCGGCCCCATCCGCTTCGCGTCACCGGGCAGCCTGGGGCTGAAACTCTATCCTGAGCTGTTGGGAATGCAGCAGCAACACCCTGGATTGACCATAGAGTACACCTTCGCCCCCAATGAAGGGGTGGAGCGAGAACTGCTCAATCGAAACCTGGACCTGGGCCTGATCACCCGGCTGGGGGACAAGCCGGACCTGGCCTATCGCCCTTTTGGGGAGGAACCGCTCTATCTGGTCACCCCGGCTGAGGTAACCAATCCCAGTTGGGAGGATCTGATGCGACTGGGGTACAACGAGCATCCGGATGGAGAGCACCACATCAGCATGTTACTGGGTGCCAACTTCAAAGAGTTTCAGCAGCTCAGCCAACTGCCCAAGCGGGGATTCTGCAACCACATCGGCATGCTGCTGGCCCCTGTGGCCAAGGGATTGAGCTTCACCGTCCTGCCCAAGTACGCGGTGGAAGCCTTCGCCGAACTGGAGAAGGTGGCGATCCACCCGTTGGAAACCCCGGTGTGCGAGCCTATCTATCTGGTGTACCGCCGCCATCAACCCCAACCCACCCGGGTCAGGCATGTTATCGACACCATAGAGCCCCTGCTCAACCCCTAGTCGGTTTCCACCGGAGGCCGGCTGAACTGTTGCCAACGCTGGCGCACCAGGTGTTCGAAACGGACCGGTGCCACAGGTGGGCTGATGAGGTAACCCTGCCCCGCTTCGCAGCGCTGACTGCGCAGAAACTGATACTGATAGTCGGTTTCGATCCCCTCGGCGGTCACCACCATCTCCAGATTGTGAGCCAGGGCAATGATCGCCTGAATGATGGAAGCGTTGCGCTCGTCATTTTCCAGCTCACGGACAAAACTTCTGTCGATCTTCACCCTGTCCACCGGCAGGGTTTTCAACCGGCCGAAGGAGGAGTAACCGGTACCGAAGTCATCGATGGCAATGGCCACGCCGGCCTGGCGCAGCTTCCACAGTTGGGCCGCCATCGCCTTACCCTGCTGCAACAGCATGGATTCGGTGACCTCCACCTCCATGCACTCTGGAGGGATACGGTGGCGCTCCAGGGTGTCCAGCATCGACTCCACCAGATCGCCGTTTTCAATCTGACGCACAGAGATATTGATGCTCACCTGCTTGAGGGGCAGCCCCAGGTCCAGCCAACGGCGCATCTGAACACAGGCCATCTCCAGCACCTGGCGTCCCATCTCCACGATCTGGCCGCTCTGCTCAGCCTGCTCAATGAAGGCATCGGGGGAGAGCACACCTCGCAGGGGGTGGCGCCATCTGAGCAAGGCCTCGGCACCGGTGATCAGGCCGCTGTCCAGATGGAACACCGGCTGGTACACCAGGAAAAACTCTTTGCGCTCCAAGGCATCACGAATCTCGTTGACCAGGTTGCGCTCCTGGGCCTGTTCCGCCGCCAGCCTGGCACTGTAGCAGCAGAGCCTGGGACCTGAGCTGCGCTTGGCCTGAAACATGGCGCTCTCGGCGTGTTGCAACAGGGTACGGGCGTCTTCCGACTCCTTGAGGTGAGCCACCCCCAGACTGCACTGAATCCCCAGAGTAAAGCTGGCCAGAGAGATGGGCTCGCCGAGGAACTCCAGCAGGGCCTCGGCCCATTGCAGCGCCTGGGCCTGAGTCTTTCCCGGTAACACCACCACGAAGGTGTCACCGTGGAATCGGCCCAGATCGCCCTGCTCCCCAACCCGGCCCGCCAGCCGCCTGGCCACCAGCTTAAGCACCTTATCCCCTGTCCTGAAACCGAACTCCTCGTTGATGCGTTTGAACTGATCCAGGCCGATACAGACCAGGCTCAGTGGTCCCGAAGGTTCGGACAACTGGGTTTCCAGCGACTTCACCAGAGCCCGGCGATTGGGCAAACCGGTGAGCACGTCCACAAACTGGGAGCGCTTCAGTCTCTGCTCCACCTCTTTCACCAGGCTGAGATTACGACCTGTGGCCAGCAGGGCCACGTCGTTGACCAGGGGGATGGCGGTGAGGATGATCTCACAGGGAATGAGATCGCCGTTGGTGTGCTGATGGAACCACTCAAACCTGTGGTGGCCCAAATCGATGGCGCACTGGATCTCCTCCAGGGCGCGCTCGTAGGACGAGGTGCCACCGGGCTGCAGCTCGGGGCTGATGTCTCCGGGCGACAGGCCTACCAGGTTGTCAGGAGAATCAAAGCCCAGTTGCCGTGCCGATTCCGCGTTGCTCCAGATGAAGCGGTCACCAAAGAGCACCCACATCATGTCGGTGGAGTTGGCAAACAGCACCCGGATCACCTCCAGGTACTCCAGCAGTTTCGTCTCGGTAAGCGAGCCGCTCAGTTTGCCTACCTCAGAAAGCTGTCCTTCACCGTCCATCTACACCCATCCATAGAGATTATTGTCCCCTAAGTTAACATGGCCATTTATCACATAAAAGTCATAGATATTCGTCAATTAGGCAACAATTGCGACCACAGTTTTTCCAGATTCGGCCCTTGGTCGCACCCTCTGGCAGATTGCGCTGCCCCAGGAGAAGCTGCTAGGGTGTTCCCCTGCCTAAAAACATAATAAGTAATTAAATTCAAAAGGAATTGCCATGCGCCCCCTGATAGCAGCCCTGGCCCTGTGCGTCTCCCTGCCCGCCGCCGCAGACACCCTGCTGGTGGACAACGTCAACGGCTATACCCTGACTGAAAATGGCCTCAGCCAGTTTGGTGCCCTGATGGTCAAGGACGGCAAGGTGGTGGACACCGGTGCCCGGGGCGCATTTACCCAGGCGGACCGTCGCCTTGACGGACAAGGGATGACGCTGCTGCCCGGGCTTACCGACGCCCATGGGCACATCATGGGCCAGGGTTACCTGCAATCCGATCTTAACCTGACCGGTGTCAGCAGCAAGGCGGAGGCCCTGGCCAGGATCAAAGCCTATGCCGAGGCCAATCCCCAGGCCCAGTGGATACGTGGCCGGGGCTGGAATCAGGAGCTGTGGCCCGACCGCGCCTTCCCCAGCGCCGAGGATCTGGATGCCATCATCAAAGACAAGCCGGTATGGCTGCGCCGGGTCGATGGCCATGCGGGCTGGGCCAACTCCAAGGCCCTGAGCCTGGCGGGCATTAAAGACAACACCAAAGATCCCGACGGCGGGCAGATCAGCCGCAACAGCCAAGGCAAGGCCGATGGCATTTTGGTGGACAACGCCATGTCTTTGATTGAGGAGAAGATCCCCGCCCGTACTGAGCAGGAGAAACGGGTGGCCCTGGATGTGGCACTCAAGCAGCTCTCCAGCCTGGGACTGACCGGCGTCCACGATGCCGGCGTGGGCTACGACACCCTGGCCCTCTATCAGGCCAAGGATGCCAACGGCACCCTGCCCCTGCGCATCTACGCCATGCTCTCGGACGTAGACACCCTGAGCCGGGTGGCGGGCCCCTATCAGGGCGACCACCTGGTGGCCCGCTCCGTCAAACTCTACGCCGATGGCGCCCTGGGCAGCCGCGGCGCCGCCCTGTTGGATGACTACAGCGACATGAAGGGTCATCGAGGCCTGCTGATCCATCCGGTACCCGAGCTGAAAAAGCGCATCAAGGCGGTCATCGACCGCGGCTTCCAGGCCAATGTTCACGCCATCGGCGATCGCGGCAACCGAGAGGTGCTGAGGGCGATGGCCCAGTTTGGCGACGCGAGTCAGCGAAACCGCATCGAACACCTGCAGGTGGTGGCCCCGGAGGACTTTGATGCCATCAAGTCCGCCGGCATCATCGCCTCCATGCAGCCCACCCACGCCACCTCGGACATGAACATGGCGGAGGACCGGCTGGGCCCGGTGCGCATTCATGGTGCCTACGCCTGGCGCACCGTGCTGGATAAGGGGATCCCCCTGGCCGCCGGCTCCGATTTTCCCATTGAGTCAGCCAACCCCTTCTGGGGACTCTATTCCGCGGTGGCCCGTCAGGATCATCAGGGCCAGCCAGAGAAAGGCTGGTATCCGGAGCAGGCTCTGACCCGGGAGGAAGCGCTGCACGCCTTTACTCTGGGGGCCGCCTATGCCGCCTTCCAGGAGACGCAACTGGGCTCCCTGGAACCCGGAAAGGCCGCCGACTTCATTCTGGTGGACAGGGATTACTTCAAGGTGCCGGCCCATCAGATCTGGCAGACCCGGGTGCTGGCCACCTACCTGGACGGCGAAGCGGTGTTTGTTGCCGAGGAGTTTGAACAGCAGTAGTTCACGGCTAAGCTGTCTCCATGGAAACGCTTGTTACATCAGAGGGCGCCGAACTGGCGTCCGATTACTACCTGACCAACTTTCAGACGCTGACGGAGGAGGTGCGCCGCCGCAGTGCACACCTGCTCAGTCCTGAAGAGACGCGGTGGCTGCGCCGCTTCGACGGTCTGGAACGCACCCAGCAGTGCCTGCTGGTCAGACTGCTCTCTCGCAAAGGCCCCCTGTTTCGCCTGGACAAGCTCAGTTACGCCGAGATCCCCGACCTGGCAGGATGCGCCCAAGCCCTGGTGGAGACCGAGCTAGCAGCTTGGCACCCGATCAGCAACTGGACTGAGCTGGGCGGCCTGTGCACCAAGGCTGAATTGCTGGCCATGGCGCCGGACGCCAATCCCAAGCTGCGCAAACCGGAACTGCTGGACAGCTTGAAGTCTCAGCCTTTACCCAGTCACCGGTTACAGGTTCTGAACCTGAAAGGTTCGTCGATTCTGGACACGCTCAGGCTGCTCTACTTTGGCAATCTCCACCAGGATCTGGCCCAATTTGTGGTGACGGACCTTGGCATTCAGCGCTTCGAGTCCTACCCCATCACCGCCGACGGGCTGGCGATCGACTCCCGAGAAGCCCTTGAGACCTGGCTGTCATTGGGCGAGCTGGCCAAGGCATGCCACCTCTGCCTGGAGAGGCGAAATCCCGACGGGCTGCTTGAACTGGCCCCCAGGCTGCCAGATCCTCTGCCCTGGCCGGAGATTGAGCGCAAACGTCAGAGGTTAGCACTGCTGTTCGCCAGAGAGTGGGAGCGCCGGGAGCAGTTCGACCAGGCGCTGATGCTCTATGATCAGACTGCCCTGCCTCCGTCGCGAGAGCGCCAGGCGCGCATCGCCCTGAAGCTGGAGCAGACTGAGCCAGCCCTGCGCCAGGTCACCCGGATGCTCCAAGCCCCTCAGGATGAGCAGGAAGCCACGGTCGGTGCCCGGTTGGGCAAGCAGCTGGCTCGTCAGGGCCACTGGCACTGGTCGCCTTTGCCCGCCCACAAGGTGCGGCAGCAGGCTTTGACCCTGTCCGACAATGGAGAGCGGGTGGAATTGCAGGTGGCCCAGCATTATCAGGCCCAGGGATGGCAGGTGTTTTACTGCGAAAACAGCCTGCTTAACGGCCTGCTGGGGCTGGTCATCTGGCCTGCCCTGTTTGAGCCGGTGCCCGGCGCCTTCCTCAATCCCTACCAGATGGGCCCCAGAGATCTGTACCGCGCCCAGTTTGCCGAGCACCGCCGCAAGCGGCTCGACAAAGAGTTGCGCCATTGGCGGCCGAAGCAACTGCTGGCGCGGTACCGCGACAAGCAGGGGATTCTGAACCCTCTGGTGCAGTGGGACTGGTTTCCCATTGAGCTGGCCGAGCTGGCCCTGGCGACGCTGCCAAGGTCGCTGCTCGACGCCTGTTTCCAGAGGCAGTTGTTTGACTTAAGGGGCAATCGCAGCGGCCACCCCGACCTGTTTATGGCCAAAGAGAGCCAGGCACGCTGGCTTGAGGTAAAGGGGCCGGGAGACCGGCTGCAGGACAACCAGACACGCTGGATGCGCTTTCTGGAGGATCAAGGGGCCGACGTTGCCGTCTGCCAGGTCAAATTCGAGTAATTAATCTCGGCTAGACTATTGCCGAAAACAGCCCGGAGGACTACTCTTGGCGCCTTAGAATCTTTGCACTTTGTAACAGGAAATCAACAACATGGCAGGAGCCAGCCTTCTAACCCTTCTCGATGATATCGCCGCTCTTCTGGATGACGTGGCCCTGATGAGCAAGGTCGCCGCCAAAAAAACCGCCGGCGTCCTGGGAGACGACCTGGCGGTCAACGCCGAGCAGGTCTCAGGCGTAAAGGCCGACCGTGAACTGCCCGTGGTGTGGGCGGTCGCCAAAGGGTCGATGATGAACAAGGGGATACTGGTGCCCGCCGCCCTGGCCATCAGTGCCTTTATCCCCTGGCTTATCACCCCACTGCTGATGCTGGGGGGTCTGTTTCTCTGCTTCGAAGGGGCCGAAAAGGTGTTGGAGATGCTCTCCAAGGAGGGGCATCAGGCCCCGAAAGATCTCAGCGGTGAAGATCAGCACCAGTATGAGCAGACCAAGATCAAGGGCGCCATCCGTACCGACTTTATCCTGTCGGCGGAGATCATCGTCCTCACCCTGGGCGTCGTCGCCGCCGCCCCCTTTGTCACCCAGCTGTCGACCCTGGCAACCATCGCCGTGCTGATGACCATCGGCGTTTACGGCCTGGTGGCGGTGATCGTCAAAATCGACGATGCCGGCCTCTATCTGAGCCAGCGCCCCTCATCGGTCAGCCAGAGCATCGGACGGCTGTTGCTGGCTGCGGCCCCCAAACTGATGAAGTCCCTCTCCCTGGTGGGCACCATCGCTATGTTCCTGGTGGGCGGCGGCATCCTCACCCACGGCGTGCACCTCATCAGTGAGTGGATCTCCGAAGCCGCCGCGGAAACCGCGCTGATCCCCGCCATCGGTCAGATCGTCTCTGCCGTGGTCCCCACCCTGCTCAATGGCCTGACCGGTTTGCTGGCCGGCTTTGTGCTGGTGGGTGCTCTGCATCTGGTACAGAAGGTGAAAGGCTAAACTCCAAGCCGGCGGCGAAACGCCGCCGGTTATCCTTTCTCATCGAAGTTGTCGTCAACTTTGATCATTTTTAAGCCAAATGAGACGAAATTGACTGCAAACTGTTACTGACTGAACCCTTCCTGAACCGCCCTGCCGGTTATTATCCAAGCAGTTCACCCCGTTTAATTTCTGTTCAGCTAACGCCCCCTAGACTGATCTCACAAGTGAATGGGAGAGCGTCATGAACCAAGAGGTACATCTGACCCCGAGATGGGTACAACCCGGCAAACTGGCCGGCATCCGCAAGCCCAGAGCCCATGAACTGGGTGCTCTGGCCAAGGCTCGTTTTCAAGCGGTGATCTCACTGTGTGACGACCAGGACAATCATCAACTCTATCAGGACTGGCAACTGCCCTTCCTCTGGTTGCCTGTCTCCTGTGGCCAGGTGCCCAGTCGAGTGCAGCTGGAGCAGAT is a genomic window of Ferrimonas sp. YFM containing:
- the argF gene encoding ornithine carbamoyltransferase; this encodes MNNFIDPIDFTNEQLLDLAELSLMLKSFDKVGACPELLKGKSLGMIFEESSTRTRISFEVAMTKLGGHALYLRPGEIHMGTGYESLYDTAKVVSRFCDIVCARVHEHDDMLEFAKHVDIPLINAMTWTLHPCQVLSDLMTILEHKPKEKELSDLTVAWIGDTSDYECVANNHAQFLTRFGIKLYHVSPEGFRLTGENLERAQNAAEAGGGQFIVTEDAEAAIRDADFVYTGTLWYHGQEDDAERRKSIFIPNFQVNEAVFRKGPDHMKFMHYLPAIRNAEVTDWVMDHDRSIIFDQAENRMYSEMALLVSMLQTEEKPRMKAHAENVVKEFLMSRNL
- the aguA gene encoding agmatine deiminase, with product MSRTLSTTPREDGFRMPAEWEPHSGCWLIWPENSDNWRLGAKPVQQKFIEVASIIAESEPVTVCASPAQYRNARARLPEHVRVVELEHKDAWARDAGPTFLINDQGDLRGVHWQFNAYGGLSEGLHFPWNHCELAGQKILEMERADRYRPEIVLEGGSIHVDGEGTVVTTEECLLNPNRNPDLSKEQVETYLEDYLNISKVIWLENGLYEDETDGHVDNVCCFLAPGVVALAWTDDESDPQYALSKRCLDILESETDAQGRKLKVVKFPQPKPIIYSEEECFGIDMDEYAEPRQPGDRTGATYLNFYIGNNIVLYPTFNDANDQVVHNILEDYFPNRKVVGIFAREIILGGGNIHCITQQQPKA
- a CDS encoding TetR/AcrR family transcriptional regulator; this encodes MKQTKDERIQRIQDALMRLARSHNINNISIYDIASEAHMSSSTIYSYYPNVESLMYVMMTKVFDDFIEVTRTCLDDKCIEHWKDINRHIEYSLMEYCDNNPLAKKLLYSQHPFVSIKEASKDIDQQLGVEIEKQYARFFKLPELPTGINIFTIALEAGDSLYFSQDEEGKPVPKHIIEESIKLTERYLSYYLPEYLPRK
- a CDS encoding lactoylglutathione lyase family protein, encoding MTQQFPRTFSHIGISVPDLEAAVKFYTEVMGWYLIMEPAEVTEDDSAIGIMCNDVFGPGWGSFKIAHLATGDKIGIELFEFPNAQNPENNFEFWKTGVFHFSVQDPDLEGLVEKILAAGGKQRMPVRYYYPGEKPYRMVYMEDPFGNILEIYSHSYELTYSSGAY
- a CDS encoding LysR family transcriptional regulator gives rise to the protein MLNLIWLQTYVTLVETGHFTRTAEKLAMTQPGVSQHVRKLESHFNQTLLQREGKSFQLTRAGREVYQQAQRTLAELSQLEQHLATDNPFSGPIRFASPGSLGLKLYPELLGMQQQHPGLTIEYTFAPNEGVERELLNRNLDLGLITRLGDKPDLAYRPFGEEPLYLVTPAEVTNPSWEDLMRLGYNEHPDGEHHISMLLGANFKEFQQLSQLPKRGFCNHIGMLLAPVAKGLSFTVLPKYAVEAFAELEKVAIHPLETPVCEPIYLVYRRHQPQPTRVRHVIDTIEPLLNP
- a CDS encoding EAL domain-containing protein, which gives rise to MDGEGQLSEVGKLSGSLTETKLLEYLEVIRVLFANSTDMMWVLFGDRFIWSNAESARQLGFDSPDNLVGLSPGDISPELQPGGTSSYERALEEIQCAIDLGHHRFEWFHQHTNGDLIPCEIILTAIPLVNDVALLATGRNLSLVKEVEQRLKRSQFVDVLTGLPNRRALVKSLETQLSEPSGPLSLVCIGLDQFKRINEEFGFRTGDKVLKLVARRLAGRVGEQGDLGRFHGDTFVVVLPGKTQAQALQWAEALLEFLGEPISLASFTLGIQCSLGVAHLKESEDARTLLQHAESAMFQAKRSSGPRLCCYSARLAAEQAQERNLVNEIRDALERKEFFLVYQPVFHLDSGLITGAEALLRWRHPLRGVLSPDAFIEQAEQSGQIVEMGRQVLEMACVQMRRWLDLGLPLKQVSINISVRQIENGDLVESMLDTLERHRIPPECMEVEVTESMLLQQGKAMAAQLWKLRQAGVAIAIDDFGTGYSSFGRLKTLPVDRVKIDRSFVRELENDERNASIIQAIIALAHNLEMVVTAEGIETDYQYQFLRSQRCEAGQGYLISPPVAPVRFEHLVRQRWQQFSRPPVETD
- a CDS encoding amidohydrolase, which encodes MRPLIAALALCVSLPAAADTLLVDNVNGYTLTENGLSQFGALMVKDGKVVDTGARGAFTQADRRLDGQGMTLLPGLTDAHGHIMGQGYLQSDLNLTGVSSKAEALARIKAYAEANPQAQWIRGRGWNQELWPDRAFPSAEDLDAIIKDKPVWLRRVDGHAGWANSKALSLAGIKDNTKDPDGGQISRNSQGKADGILVDNAMSLIEEKIPARTEQEKRVALDVALKQLSSLGLTGVHDAGVGYDTLALYQAKDANGTLPLRIYAMLSDVDTLSRVAGPYQGDHLVARSVKLYADGALGSRGAALLDDYSDMKGHRGLLIHPVPELKKRIKAVIDRGFQANVHAIGDRGNREVLRAMAQFGDASQRNRIEHLQVVAPEDFDAIKSAGIIASMQPTHATSDMNMAEDRLGPVRIHGAYAWRTVLDKGIPLAAGSDFPIESANPFWGLYSAVARQDHQGQPEKGWYPEQALTREEALHAFTLGAAYAAFQETQLGSLEPGKAADFILVDRDYFKVPAHQIWQTRVLATYLDGEAVFVAEEFEQQ
- a CDS encoding VRR-NUC domain-containing protein gives rise to the protein METLVTSEGAELASDYYLTNFQTLTEEVRRRSAHLLSPEETRWLRRFDGLERTQQCLLVRLLSRKGPLFRLDKLSYAEIPDLAGCAQALVETELAAWHPISNWTELGGLCTKAELLAMAPDANPKLRKPELLDSLKSQPLPSHRLQVLNLKGSSILDTLRLLYFGNLHQDLAQFVVTDLGIQRFESYPITADGLAIDSREALETWLSLGELAKACHLCLERRNPDGLLELAPRLPDPLPWPEIERKRQRLALLFAREWERREQFDQALMLYDQTALPPSRERQARIALKLEQTEPALRQVTRMLQAPQDEQEATVGARLGKQLARQGHWHWSPLPAHKVRQQALTLSDNGERVELQVAQHYQAQGWQVFYCENSLLNGLLGLVIWPALFEPVPGAFLNPYQMGPRDLYRAQFAEHRRKRLDKELRHWRPKQLLARYRDKQGILNPLVQWDWFPIELAELALATLPRSLLDACFQRQLFDLRGNRSGHPDLFMAKESQARWLEVKGPGDRLQDNQTRWMRFLEDQGADVAVCQVKFE